AACAACCGCCAGAACGGAAACGGGGCCACGCTTGGTTTCGAGGCGAAGCTCTGGCAGGCGGCGGATAAGCTCCGCAACAACATGGACGCTGCCGAGTACAAGCACGTCGTCCTCGGCCTGATCTTCCTCAAGTACATCTCCGACGCCTTCGAGGAGCACCGCGCCAAGCTCGCCGCCGATAGGAAGAGCGGCGCGGACCCGGAAGACCCCGACGAGTACCGCGCGTTCAACATCTTTTGGGTGCCGAAGCCCGCCCGTTGGGCCCACCTTCAGGCCAACGCCAAGCAGCCCACCATCGGCAAGTTGATTGACGACGCAATGGTCGCCATCGAGCGCGACAACAAGGGCCTGAAGGGCGTGCTGCCCAAGGACTACGCCCGTCCCGCGCTTGACAAACAACGTCTCGGCGAGCTCATCGACCTTATCGGCACCATCGGCTTGGGAGACAGGGAGAACCGTTCCAAGGACATCCTCGGCCGGGTGTATGAGTACTTCCTCGCGCAGTTCGCCAGTGCCGAGGGGAAAAAGGGTGGTCAGTTCTATACGCCCCGCTGTGTCGTCCGGGTTCTCGTCGAGATGCTCGCCCCGTACAGGGGTCGGGTCTACGACCCCTGCTGTGGGTCCGGCGGCATGTTCGTCCAGAGCGAGAAGTTCATCGAGGAGCGCGGCGGCAAGGTCGGGGACATCAGCGTCTACGGTCAGGAATCCAACCCCACCACGTGGCGCCTGGCCAAGATGAACCTCGCCATCCGGGGCATCGACGCCAACCTCGGCCCCGAGCACGCCGACAGCTTCCACCGCGACCTGCACCCGGACCTCAAGGCCGACTATATCCTCGCCAATCCCCCGTTCAACTCCAGCGACTGGGGAGGCGAGCGCCTGCGGGAAGACA
The sequence above is a segment of the Nitrospirota bacterium genome. Coding sequences within it:
- a CDS encoding class I SAM-dependent DNA methyltransferase, translating into MARKAKANNRQNGNGATLGFEAKLWQAADKLRNNMDAAEYKHVVLGLIFLKYISDAFEEHRAKLAADRKSGADPEDPDEYRAFNIFWVPKPARWAHLQANAKQPTIGKLIDDAMVAIERDNKGLKGVLPKDYARPALDKQRLGELIDLIGTIGLGDRENRSKDILGRVYEYFLAQFASAEGKKGGQFYTPRCVVRVLVEMLAPYRGRVYDPCCGSGGMFVQSEKFIEERGGKVGDISVYGQESNPTTWRLAKMNLAIRGIDANLGPEHADSFHRDLHPDLKADYILANPPFNSSDWGGERLREDKRWKFGVPPVGNANFAWVQHFIHHLSPTGLAGFVLANGSMSTATSGEGEIRKAIVEADLVDCMIALPGQLFYSTQIPVCLWFIARDKRNGRFRDRRGEVLFIDARKLGTMIDRVHRELTDEDIRKIADTYHAWRRDKNSKQKYADVPGFCKSATLEEIRKHGHVLTPGRYVGAAQVEDDGEPFEEKMKRLTATLRQQQAEAAKLDAAIAANLRELGYGP